The following is a genomic window from Hymenobacter sp. APR13.
AACGCGTCAGTTGTGGCTGGTGCACCGGTGGAGTTCACGGCTGTGTTCCGCAACAACGGCCCGACGACGGCCCGCAACGTAACGCGCCAGGTGCAACTGCCCGCCGGCCTGGTGGGTGTGGTGCTGCCTGATGGCGGCACCTACAACAACATGACCGGCGTGGTGACCTTCGACAATGTAGCGGCGCTGGCGGCCAATGCTTCCCAAAATTTACGTATTCAGTTGACGGCCCCGGCCGCCATGGTTACGGTAGTGGCAACTGGCAGCACCACCACCACCGACAACGAGCAGGGCCAGACGGCCAACAACTCCTCGGCGGCGCCTGTCACGGTATCGCCAGCCTTCGACCTGCTGACCCGCATCAGCGGTCCTGCCACCACGGTGGCCGGCACCCTGGCCACGTTCAGCGTGGTGACCCAGAACAACGGACCTTCGGCGGCCGCCAACGTGGTGCAGACCGCTCAGCTGCCTACGGGCCTGCTTGGAGTGTTTGTGAGCAACGGCGGCACGTATAACAGTGCTACCGGCGTGGTGACGTTCCCGGCTGTGCCGGCCATGAGCAGCGGCACTAGCCTCAACAACACCATCAGCTTCCTGGCGCCGGCTACCGGCTTCACGGCTACGGCATCTGTTACGCCAACCAGCGGCGACACTAACACAGCCAACAACACGGCCTCGGCACCGGCTACCACCGTCACGGCGGCCCCGGCTACCCGTGCTAACCTGTTCACCACCATCACCTCGAACGTGGCCACGGTGGCCCCCGGCGGCGCCGTAACCTTCACGGTCACGCAGGGCAACGACGGTCCTGATCCGTCCCTGAACGTGGTGCAGCGCATCTCGCTGCCCGCTGGCCTGACCAACGTGTCGGTGTCGGGTGGCGGCAACTATGATAACGCCACGGGCGTGGTGACATTCCCGCAGATCAACTCGCAGGCCAGTGGTGCCAGCACGAGCTACACCATTACGGTGAATAATGCCCCGGCTACCGGGGTGCTGGCAGCCGTGGCCAACGTGGGTGGGGCTACGCCCGACCCCATGCCGGCCAACAACGTGGCCACCGCCGATGTGCGTGTGAACCCATTGGCCGACGTGCTGACCACCCTCAGCGGCCCTGCTTCCGCTACGGCCGGCCAACTGCTGACCTACACCGTGCTGACGGCTAATGCCGGCAACACGCCCGCTGCCAACGTAGTGCAGACCGTGCAGATTCCGGCCGGCCTGACCGGCGTGACGGTGTCGGGTGGCGGCAGCTACAACGACGTTACGGGCGTGGTGAGCTTCCCGGCCATTACGGTGCAGCAGCCCGGCAACTCGGTGAGCAACACCATTTCGTACGCGGCACCGGTGAGCGGCACGCTCAACAACGTGGCGGCCGTATCGACTACCACTGCCGAAACGGCGGTGGCCAACAACCGCGCCGCCGTAACGACCACCGTGGCCGGACGGACTGATGTGTCCGTCAGCATTGCGGGCCCTGCTACTGCAGTAGCCGGCAACCTGGTAACGTATGCCGTGACGACGACCAACAACGGTGCCTCGGCGGCCCTGAACACGGTGACCTCCGTGCAGCTGCCCAAAGGCCTGACCGGCGTCTCGGCCACCGGCGGCGGTAACTATGACCCCGCTACCGGCCTAGTGACGTTCACGGCCGTGCCTTCGCAGCCGGTTGGCTCCGTAACCAACACCATCAGCTTTGTAGCCCCGGCTACCTCTACGCTGGTGGCGACGGCCAACACTGCGGCCAACAACGAGGACGTGCTGACCAATAACTCGGCCACGACCAGCACCACCCTCGCGCCGGCTACCACGCCGGCCCTGAACCTGACCACGACTATCACGTCCAGCAATCCTGGGCGTGCGGCTGGCGCTGCCGTTACGTTCACGGTATCCTCGACAAACAGTGCTGGCAGCGCTACTACGGCAACCAAAGTGCAGCAGGTGGTATACCTGCCGGCAGGCCTGACCGGGGTAGTGGTGTCGGATGGCGGCAGCTACGATGAAGCGACGGGTGTGGTCACGTTTCCGGTTATTGCCTCGCTGGCCGCCGGGGCCTCTACCCCTGCTTACACCATCCGGGCTAATACGCCTGCTTCCGACCCTTTCCGTGCGGTGGCTATGGTAGGTTCCGACCAGAGCGAAACCACTACGGCTGACAATACGGCGACAGTGACGGTGAATGTGAATGAGCGGGCCGACGTAACGACGGTAGTCACGGGCCCGGCCACGGCCAGCCCCGGCGCTACGGTTACCTACGGCGTGGTGACGCGCAACGACGGCATCTCGCCGGCGGCCAACACGGTGCAGCAGGTGCAGCTGCCCGCCAACCTCACCAATGTGGTAGTATCGGGCGGCGGCAACTACGTGGCTGCCACGGGCCTCGTGACCTTCCCGACCATCACAGCGCTGCAGCCGGGCACAGCCAACCAGCTGAGCAATACCATCAGCTTCACGGCGCCGGCCGCGGCCTTCGATGTGGTGGGCACCGTTTCTACCGCCACCAACCAGGGGGGGAATACGGCACCTGACCAGTCCACGCAGGCTACTGCACCGGCCAACCAGCCGCCCACGGCCAACGCAGTGGTGAATGCGCTGAAGGCGCCATTCGGCGAAACGGCCGGTCCGCTGCCCATCTCGCCGCTCTCGGGCCGCGATGCCGACGGCACGCTGGCCTTGTTCACCATCAGCAGCGTGCCGCCGGCCAGCCAGGGCGTGCTGCGCTACAACAACGCGGTGGTAACGCCCGGCACGTCGATTCCGGCTGCCGATGCCGACAAGCTCACGTTTGATGCGGCTCCGGGCTTCGTGGGCAATGCCTTCTTCACCTACACTACCACCGACAATGCCGGCGCGGTGTCGCAGGAGGCCATCTACACCATTCCGGTGGGACAGGATACGAACTCGCTCTACACCAACTCGCCGGTGAAAGGCGGCTCGGCCAACCCGTACCAGAACAACGACCCCATTGCCACGGTGTTCGACGTGAACGGCGGCCGCTACAGCTCGGCCGGCGCCGTGACGGCCAACGGCCTGACCAGCGCCACCACGAACACTGACGGCACCAACCAGCTCGCCACGCTGGGCCTGCAACTTGATCCGGTATCAGGCCTGATTTCGGTGCAGAACCGCCTGCTGCTGCGCGCTGGCACCTACACGGTGCAGGTAACGACGGTGGATGCCTTCGGCGGCACCAACACCCAGCCTGTGACGTTCACCATCGGGGCCGCGCCGCTGCCGGTTGTGCTGGTTAGCTTCGACGTGCAGGCTGTGGGCACTGACGCCCGGCTGAACTGGAAAACGGCGCAGGAAACCAACAGCAGCCACTTCGTGGTGCTACGCAGCCTCAATGGCGGGGCCTCGTTCAGCGAAGTAGAGCGGGTGCAGGCCCAAGGCACCAAGTCGTCTGCCACCACTTACTCCTACCTCGACAAAGGAGTGGGCCGGCAGCAGAACGGGACGGTGTACTACCGCCTGGAGCAGGTAGACCAGGACGGTACTTCGGTCCTGACGGAAGTGAAAACGGTGTTCTTCAAAAACGAGCAGCCGACTGCCGTCCAGGTGTACCCCAACCCAGCTTCTGACCAGCAGCAGGTACGGCTCGACCTGACGACGCTGCCCGCCGGCAGCTACAAGGTGACCCTGACCGACATGGCTGGCCGCGTGGTGCAGACCGTGGCAGGCAGCGGGGGCCTGGAACAGGCGCTGGAGGTAGCCTCACTGCCGCAGGGTAGCTACCTGGTGCAGGTAATTGGCCAGGCGCAGGTGTACACCACCCGCTTCGTGAAGAAGTAGCCGGTGTTCCGGCTGCGGCCGGCCGATACCATAGTTGCAAAGCCCCGTTCCTGCGCTGCAGGGGCGGGGCTTTTGCGTGGCGGTTGGTTTGTGAGTAACGCACTCAGTCAGGAGGTGGCGGCTATGTGCTTTCGTAAGGTGAGCAGTAGTTGCCCCGCCAACTTATCCGATCCGGAATTTTTTCGGCAGATACTCAGGCACTGGCATAGCGGGTAGCCCGGCAGAGAGGCCACCCGCCAACCATATACCTGAAATGCGGTATGTAAGAATCTCACGCTTTGAATTTCTGCTCATGCCAGCCCTTTCCACTGCTGCTGCTTCCGCTAGTAAGGCCCCTGCTGCCCGGCCCCGCCGCCACCGCCCGGCTACCGGGCCGGTACCAGATTTCGACGTGGTGATTATAGGAGCAGGTAGTGCGGGGCTGAGTGCCGCGCTGGTGCTGGGGCGCTGCCTGCGCCGCGTGTTGGTCTGTGATGGTGGGGCCCCGCGCAATGCGCCTTCGCCGGCCGTGCAGGGCTTCCTCACCCGCGACGGCACCAAGCCCGCGCAACTCCTGGAACTGGGCCTGCACGAGCTCGAACGCTATACCACGGTAGAGGTGCGGACTACGCGTGTAACGGCCATCGTGCGCCATGGCAAGCAGTTTGAATTGACTGCTGAAGGCGAAACCGGCCGTAGCCGCACTTTCACGACCCGCAAAATTCTGCTGGCTACCGGCGTCGAGGACGAGCTGCCGCCGCTGGAAGGCATGCGCGAGTTCTGGGGCTCGGGCGTGTTGCACTGCCCGTATTGCCACGGCTGGGAAGTGCGCGACCAGCCGCTGGCCGTGTACGGGCAAGGCAAAACAGTAACCGGGCTGGCCCTGCTGGTAAGCCGCTGGAGCCGCGACGTGGTGGTGTGCACCGATGGCCCGGGCAACCTGACCGCCAACGCCCGTCGCCGGCTACGGCTACAGGGAATCCAGGTGCGGGAAGAGCCGATTACGCGGCTGCAGGCCAGTGCGGATAGTGGCCTGGAGCTTGTCTTCGAAACCGGGCAGCTGCTGGCCCGGCGTGCCGTATTTCTGCACGCCCACCAGCACCAGCGCACTAACCTGGCCGAGCAGACCGGCTGCCGGCTAACCAGCAAAGGCGCCGTATGGGTCGACAAAAACAACCAGACTTCGCAGCCCGGCATCTATGCTGCCGGCGACACTACCCCGGGTACGCAGCAGGCAATCCTGGCCGCTGCGCAGGGGGCGCAGGCTGCTATCTGCCTCAATGAGCAGCTTACCCGTGAAGAGTGCCCGAAGTAGTGGCCTGTTAGTTCACTACGGCCTCTCAAGTCATTGACTGATTTTCGGCTAAGAATACCTCATAAAAAGGCCATTGCTGCATGCAGCAATGGCCTTTTTGAGGGGCAAATAAACCAGGGCGTTACTCTAGCACCACACGGCGGCTGGTCGTTTGGCCGTCGGTGCTGAGGCGCAGCAGGTAGATGCCGGGCGCCAACCCCCGCACTGGTAGTTCGGTGCGGCTGGAACCGGCGGCGTGCCGCACTTGCTGCTGCCATACCGGACGGCCCAGGGCATCAAGTAGCGTGGTTTCGAGCACCCGGGCCGGGCCTTCTACGGCCAGCGTCAGGGGCTGCGAGCTGAGGGCCGGGTTAGGGAACAGGCTTAGGCTCAGGCCGCGCAGGGCTGCCACAGTAGCCTGCGGCTGCCGGATGGTGAGCGTAACTGTGCTGGCACTGCTCACGCAGGCATTCACTGAATCAACTACATAATAAGTGTATACCCCCACGGCCGTGCGGCCGGTGGTATAGGAGTCGCCGGCGAACAGGCGTTGCGTGAGGGCTGCGTTGCCGTACCATACGCGGGTGCCATCAGGACCGGTGCTGGCCGTGGCCGTGAGGGCAGGTACCGTCTGGCCCAGGTCTACGGTAACGTTGGCGGCGGTGGGGGCCGGCAGGGCAGCGGGCGTAAACTCAAACGCTCCGATATCGGGCGTAGTGGCGCTGCGCGTGGCAGCCAAGAAGTCAATCGGCACTACGGGCAGCGGGCGGGCCGCACCATTGAGCAGGCAGCTGCGGTTGGATATGGGCGTAATCAAACCTGGAGCAGCCGGGGTGCCAAAATACAGCCGGGCCGCCACACTGGCCTGGTCCTGGGTGGTGGCGGTGCGCAAGGCAGCCAAGGTTGGGCGGGCAGCGCCATTTACGTAGGCCAGCGTGCTGTTGGGCCCGGCCACCGAGTAAGCGTTGTTGTTGATGGTGGTGAAGGGCGACGCTGCCGGAGCCGAGTACACAGCGTAGGTTTTGCCGGCCGTGGCGGTGGTAGTTTGCTCGTTGGCGAGGATGTTGTTGAGCAGTTCTACCCCCGTTACGCTGGTGTTCAAAGCCACTGCCGCCGTTACGGGCGTGGTGCCGGCCGGCAGGTTGCCGGTCAGCCAGATGTTGTTGTAATACAGGCGGTAGCCCCCGCCCGATGAAGCATAGATGCCGTGGGGCGTGAAAGTAAACCCATTGTCGCCGTTGCTCACAATACCCGAAATCAGGTTGTTCACCACCAGAATATTGGCAGCGGTGCCCGTAGCCGACAGGCGGATGCCGTAGGCCCCGTAGGTATCGAGGGTGGCAGTGCCGGTTTGGCTGACGTCGGCAATGGTATTGGCTGAAATCAGGCCGTTGGCACT
Proteins encoded in this region:
- a CDS encoding NAD(P)/FAD-dependent oxidoreductase codes for the protein MPALSTAAASASKAPAARPRRHRPATGPVPDFDVVIIGAGSAGLSAALVLGRCLRRVLVCDGGAPRNAPSPAVQGFLTRDGTKPAQLLELGLHELERYTTVEVRTTRVTAIVRHGKQFELTAEGETGRSRTFTTRKILLATGVEDELPPLEGMREFWGSGVLHCPYCHGWEVRDQPLAVYGQGKTVTGLALLVSRWSRDVVVCTDGPGNLTANARRRLRLQGIQVREEPITRLQASADSGLELVFETGQLLARRAVFLHAHQHQRTNLAEQTGCRLTSKGAVWVDKNNQTSQPGIYAAGDTTPGTQQAILAAAQGAQAAICLNEQLTREECPK
- a CDS encoding T9SS type A sorting domain-containing protein encodes the protein MKTLLPPLFRMLLACLLMLPQAWAQQVLPTPPPPALVSSISDLLPPSFRSVSGELTEQDLASELMMGTIVQPQTASRPQTAPTLNNGSFTRQADIDILRLFNPLARVTNGGTGTITAIRVTSLPDAAQTEFGLRNSTTGVTINLTTVPVIQLLSSYDQIYIRPRVNRTFSTNFQFQLINDANEISNTSTVTLNFTQIAVALPHVSQIVPAGAPATPLTEPLSFDPDGLAASSYRITTIPTAAEGVLALDGAPITVNQVLTPTEGSRLTFDPAPGYFGTAVFDYNARDAAGTNFVSTSYGIPVAKAICGQASTLNFADLADTRNFQTAQSIVVEGVTITASNYTAPSNETTFRIEDNGSLPGKTLAWTADYSLSANNTSSVDFAFSRPLENFSMAISDIDRVGDVWTDQLQIDGFTATGQLISLSAADAALAPNGSNAFSSPNQITGQGNANNFGPRSNVVLTFPQPLVRVRLTYRNVEPITNPGGQLIGINSMSWCSVVDVYTRFTAGPVAANVGNTVSYTVEFGNNGPDEAQQVTRTVTLPAGATNVTGPAGATYNSTTRVIDFGPAATLASGSSNSFTFGFTVPATAGGYSVVSNTSTPGNENGATANNSATRALTVNDCNSNNLLNYTLAATPTGSRKTSTETFGSTTATYSNFTSTAPVGQDNFFDVENFVVNGTTPLLSGKALSWIQNYTNLPATNQSTVTLTFAQPVNNLTLVIDDIDASTQGVAGSDFIDVLRLDGFPTSTSLTAATLTAANFTAGTTNSFSGNNSLTGNNNAVNTRLDDAATISFTTPVQRLVLTYSNTRAFTANNNRLQAIGIQSISYCNQPLADLQTTVTAVASPVNAGTTGQFNITFTNAGPQTAIDIVRQVQLPTGLTNVVATNGGTYSAVTGLVTYPVTASLANGANVNSTITFTAPAGGVVTASSLISGDVNESGNTANNSASGTITVTPVADVTTLVSGPTSVVAGQPAGTYTASFSNNGPSSASAVPQTVTLPEGVTDVVIPRGATYNATTRVIDFGTAAAIAAGTVNTFQFSFTAPATPGSVSVASSTGTTTSQGANTAPDQATLALDVRNLADVAVVVTATNASVVAGAPVEFTAVFRNNGPTTARNVTRQVQLPAGLVGVVLPDGGTYNNMTGVVTFDNVAALAANASQNLRIQLTAPAAMVTVVATGSTTTTDNEQGQTANNSSAAPVTVSPAFDLLTRISGPATTVAGTLATFSVVTQNNGPSAAANVVQTAQLPTGLLGVFVSNGGTYNSATGVVTFPAVPAMSSGTSLNNTISFLAPATGFTATASVTPTSGDTNTANNTASAPATTVTAAPATRANLFTTITSNVATVAPGGAVTFTVTQGNDGPDPSLNVVQRISLPAGLTNVSVSGGGNYDNATGVVTFPQINSQASGASTSYTITVNNAPATGVLAAVANVGGATPDPMPANNVATADVRVNPLADVLTTLSGPASATAGQLLTYTVLTANAGNTPAANVVQTVQIPAGLTGVTVSGGGSYNDVTGVVSFPAITVQQPGNSVSNTISYAAPVSGTLNNVAAVSTTTAETAVANNRAAVTTTVAGRTDVSVSIAGPATAVAGNLVTYAVTTTNNGASAALNTVTSVQLPKGLTGVSATGGGNYDPATGLVTFTAVPSQPVGSVTNTISFVAPATSTLVATANTAANNEDVLTNNSATTSTTLAPATTPALNLTTTITSSNPGRAAGAAVTFTVSSTNSAGSATTATKVQQVVYLPAGLTGVVVSDGGSYDEATGVVTFPVIASLAAGASTPAYTIRANTPASDPFRAVAMVGSDQSETTTADNTATVTVNVNERADVTTVVTGPATASPGATVTYGVVTRNDGISPAANTVQQVQLPANLTNVVVSGGGNYVAATGLVTFPTITALQPGTANQLSNTISFTAPAAAFDVVGTVSTATNQGGNTAPDQSTQATAPANQPPTANAVVNALKAPFGETAGPLPISPLSGRDADGTLALFTISSVPPASQGVLRYNNAVVTPGTSIPAADADKLTFDAAPGFVGNAFFTYTTTDNAGAVSQEAIYTIPVGQDTNSLYTNSPVKGGSANPYQNNDPIATVFDVNGGRYSSAGAVTANGLTSATTNTDGTNQLATLGLQLDPVSGLISVQNRLLLRAGTYTVQVTTVDAFGGTNTQPVTFTIGAAPLPVVLVSFDVQAVGTDARLNWKTAQETNSSHFVVLRSLNGGASFSEVERVQAQGTKSSATTYSYLDKGVGRQQNGTVYYRLEQVDQDGTSVLTEVKTVFFKNEQPTAVQVYPNPASDQQQVRLDLTTLPAGSYKVTLTDMAGRVVQTVAGSGGLEQALEVASLPQGSYLVQVIGQAQVYTTRFVKK